ATGCATTTATTTAGCTGGAGAAATTGGGGAAGAAAATAAAGATGTATTTGTCGCAAAAATAGATGAAAATGGAAACATTTCATGGATAAAGAGATGGGGAGGAAGCAGCAGCGATATAGCATATGGAATAGATGTATATGATAATAAAATTTACATATGTGGAACAACATCAGGATTTGGGGCGATATCAAAAAGAATTTTTATATTGAAGTATGACACGGATGGAAATCTTTCATGGATAAAAACATGGGGTGGAAATAAAGATGAGGAAGCTTATGATATTTATGTGGCTGATGGTATATATATAACTGGATATACAACCACTTATTCCGTTGGTGGAAAGGATGTTATTCTTATGAAATTTGATATGGATGGAAATTTAGTTTTTTTCAAAACATGGGGTGGAAGTGAGGATGATTTTGGCAATTCAATAGATATATCTGATGGAATATACATATCTGGCTATACATCTTCCTATTTTCCAAATTCTTTTGTAATAAAATATAGTATGGATGGAGAACTAATTTTTGATAGGAGATGGGGGGAAGAAAATGACAGCTCATTTTCAGTGAAAGTTTATGGTGATTCATTTTATTCTGGAGGAATAAGCAAAGGAGACCTCTCTTTGGTTAAATATAAAAATGATAATTTTGCGTGGCTAAAAATATGGGGTGGAAAAAAAGAAGATTGCCTGAAAGCCATTGATATTGAGAATGAAAGGATATATATTGCTGGTTATACAGAAAGTTATGGAGAGGGAGGAAAGGATGTTTTAATTTTAAAATGCAATCTTGAAGGGAAAAAATCAATTGAAGTAATTGTTTTTTCTGATAAAATAAATATTTTTGGAAGAGAAATAATTCCTATTTCCTGCAGGGATTTCCAATCTGCTCTTTTGGATAGCCCTTAGGCAATGATTTGCTCCATAATTTTACATTTTCCATGCTTTCCTCTATTTTTTCTTTTTCACCAGCAACAACATTTTTTAAATTTACTCCATCTTTTATTATGCAGTTTTTTGCAATTATGGAATTTTCAATTTCAACATTTTTTCCTATTACACAATTATCGTAAATTATACTTCCATTAACAATCGAGTTTTTTCCTATTGAGCAATTATCTCCAATCGTGGAATATTTAACAAGTCCCTCTATATTGCAGTTATTCCCGCATAAATAATTTAAACTTTTTTTCCTGAGCAAAAATTTTGTTGCCCCCAAATAACTTTCCTTTTTTCCAACATCCATCCAGTATCCATGGAAAAGATAGCCATAAAATCTTCCTCCTTCTTCTATAACTCTTGGAAATATTTCCTTCTCCATAGATACAAATTTACCCTTTTCAATATAGTCAAGAACTTCATAATTCAT
This portion of the Thermoplasmatales archaeon genome encodes:
- a CDS encoding NDP-sugar synthase gives rise to the protein MQAIILAGGYGTRLAPLTYTTPKPLLPLLNKPLIDYIINSLPKESEIIIASNYKNNKIKKYLEERGVNAILNRENKPLGTGGAVKNAEKFIDGTFLVINSDIISSLNIRKFISYHEKKKSFITISLWKVENVEEFGVVDISSDGKIKKFIEKPAREEAPSQLINAGTYCMNYEVLDYIEKGKFVSMEKEIFPRVIEEGGRFYGYLFHGYWMDVGKKESYLGATKFLLRKKSLNYLCGNNCNIEGLVKYSTIGDNCSIGKNSIVNGSIIYDNCVIGKNVEIENSIIAKNCIIKDGVNLKNVVAGEKEKIEESMENVKLWSKSLPKGYPKEQIGNPCRK